The following is a genomic window from Fusarium oxysporum Fo47 chromosome IV, complete sequence.
GGTGGTGTCGACTCTAGATGTCTTGTTCAAGAACGGAACCAAGCTGTTACCGCGCTTCGTTTCTTCCTCGAGTCTCTGCATGTAGACTGATGGGGGAACTGGAGTAACGAGATCAGCACGGTTCGGCGGCATATCGGGGAAAAGTTCTTACACTCGAAAGGACTACCAACAACCGCCATGATCTCGGCGAAGCGAGCTTCAGAAATCTTGTTGTTCTCCATTATATCGGTCACCGCTTGCAATAGAGTTTGGGAGGACGGTGTCGACAACTTCGATGACAACGATGAGAGTATTTACCCGATAGATACTCTACAAGTTAGTAGTGTCCTCCGATATTACTGTCTTTATAGAAGTCCATACCGAGATTGCTGTGAGCCACTGAGTATGTAATGGATGTTGTTTATCAATTCAGACAGTCGGTTTGGGATCAAAGTCCAAGGCGCTGGGTTGTGTTTCGTAGTGTTTGAGGATGAGTTGTCTTTGATCCCTCTCAAAGACTGATGTGGTAGAATGGAGGGGAATCCTTTGATGATGGGATGAGGATGCAGAAGGAAGAAAGGAAGAATATCAAAGcagagagggagaggagcaATTTACCATCTGGTTTGGCGCTAGTAGATTCCTCTTAATCACTGTCACTGGTTTCGGTGTTACGTCTGCTGGTGCAAGAGCTTGCCAGTGCCAAAACATTCCCTACCGCCTAGAAACAAAAGTGAGAAAACAATAGTCAGCGATACTGATTCATTCCACTCTTATTCTTCTGCTACGCACTGGGTATCGATGTTTACTTGTGATCTCGCACAAGCGTGATGGGTCAAGCGCAATGCCCGACCCCTTGTCCTTCCCCTGTACTTGATATTCAAGCGGCGATATCACCAAGATGAAGAGTCTGTAAGATCATTTATTGTTTTTGAATGCCAGTGTCGAGCGAAATTATTCTGTTAATTGATGTCCCAAAGCGTAAAAGCTCTCATTTGGGGTCAGGCgcgcgatgcaagcatcagcCGTCAAAGTCTATCAACTCATGGTAGCACTCTCAAACACAGACCGCAGGCAGCATACAAAAGACTCTCATTGCTTCGGTTGCACGTCGGCTTTCCCAACATCTGAGATTTCTACCCAACGGCAACTATATGGCTATGTTCTCTCGCTAGCGTGAATAAAGGTATCTACTTGCTCTCCATACACAAGGTCAATTTGCACATCACAAAGAGAGAGGAGGGAACAAATATAAGAGTGCACAGAAGAGATTTGAAGCAAGCCTTACCCTCACAGAGCCTGATTATGTTCCCCTTTGAAATAGTCTTAAAGAAATGGATACCTGGGATGTAAAGACTGGGACACGATGTGATGTAGGAAGGCTACTCCAGTAAGAACGTGAAGGTAAATTTTTAGAACATTTCAAGTACAGCGCaatgcttcttcctcttcttatGAATGAGCAAAAAAGAGTACTTGAAGCTATTTCCAAGTTGCAATTGGTGTGTTATATTAACAGATCTGAAAGAGAGTAGGAAGTGCTGTAGCTGCCAACGtacctcttcttctcgactcCTTCTGGTCTCGCTGTCAGTACAGTTTGCAATCTTtatgaaaaagaaaacccCATTGCATCGCATCAGTGATTCCAGCCTTTGAAGTTCCCCGTGAAAAAGCGGAGGTTGAGGCCTGAGGGTCATCCTTGTGTACGGATGACGGCCACGGCATAAAGCCTCTGCAGAAGCTGAACTGTGTGGTGTTCCGGTGAGAGCGCCTCCCTGCACGCGCCACCAATATTCTGTGAACATCACTTACTGTGATTTGGTGATTCTGCTGCACTTGATACCACCTTTGCCTGTAGTCAACGCCAGGCTGAATCCGTTATGCTTGTTTGTACGGTTATGTGTGTACGCAGAAGCTGCCGCCAAAGTTTTATTCCCCTCACACCAACAAGGGCTTGAATCGCAACGTTTAGGTATCGGCGGTTGCCGCTTCTGCAAACCCCGACGGCACTTACGCACTTTATTCGCCAGGCCGTTAATTATCCATAATTTAGCCTTCTTTCTCTGTTGGGGCACAGCTTCCATGTTCTGGGACGTCGCAGAATGATGTTGGGCAGAGGGTGCTAAACAGCGGGTTCGCCAGCAGAATACCAATCAAACGAACACCGGAGTTGCGAAGGAtaacaaaagaaacaagGAGAAGTCACTGGGGAGAATAAAATCTTGTTCGGCGCCAACCTCTTGGTCAACCAGGCACGCCGTATCAAACCCGGACTGCCACATCCAACCTGCAGTCGGCATCCATTGTGCCCCGAACCAGGACGATCTGTCCGGCTTGCTCCATTTCGAGTGCCACTTTCAATAGCTTTGGATGGGAGACACCCTTCATTTAGAGATCCCTTGTTAGCTCTAATGCGCTATCACCATCTAGATCACCGAACGGCGCCAACTTCCCCTCAGATGTGCAGAGCCTGGTCCCTACCCGAAAGTTAGAAGGAGGCTCAAAAGGATGAGACTCCCGATGTTTTGCGGAGTTGAGTCTCCATGCCTTGAAGCCTCCTCATTCCATCTGTAAATCTACTACAATAGGCCATGGGGACCTTCATAAAGAAGCACATCAGGTTCATATGGACTGAAGCTATACTTGCACTGCTTCTTACCGTTAACTGGGCTACCGCCAAGAACCCCAAGGACGACTTTTGTCGAAGATTCGCACACCAAACAACCGTCATTGACGACAAGCTTTACATCGACGGCGGATGGGTCAACTTTGATGACTTCCAGCAAACTCACGAGAACTACTCCAGTATGTAGACCCAGCAGTTTGCAGACAAGTCCCCAGATCACTGATCACCACTCCAGATACCTGGCTCGCATACCATgacctcaacaacctcgtGAAACGAGGCGGCGATCTTTGGCCAGACCTGAATATCAGCCTAAGCAAGAATGACAGGTAAGATGACCCTTACGCTTCTCGTTCGTCTTCCTTTGTGACCGGCTAACGCCAATGCAACAGTATTCCGAGCGTAAACGGTGGTATCCTCTGGGGCGACAGCGTCAACAAGCGATTCTATCTCTACGGTGGCGAATGGAACAATGGTTTCTCACAAGAACCTTACAGCCTACTGAGCTACGACATCATCTATGACAAGTGGGACGACTTTGGAACGCCTGACATAACCCCTCCGCCAAAGATCGCCTCATACGGCGCGGGTGTTGGTGTTTCGGAAACCGGCATAGGCTACTACCTTGGAGGTTGGATAAGCAACGCCTCGATGAGCGGATGGACCGATGATCGAACCATGAGCTCCAACTTCTACACGTACTCCTATGACTCGGAGAAGTTCACACAGGCGGCTAGTCTCAGCAAACAGCCGAGAGCTGAAGGTGGCATGGTCTGGATACCAGCTGGCGACTCTCTTGGTCTACTTGTTTACCTTGGAGGTATTGTCGACCCTTTTGGCAACAACACGGAAGCTCCTCAGGCATTTGACGAAGTTTTCGTCTTTGATGCCAATGGAAACTCGTGGTCAACCCAGAAGACGACTGGAGAGATACCGCAGAACAGGCGTCAATTCTGCGTAGACGTGGCGTGGGCACCGGACAAGTCTTCCTTCAACATGTAAGTCAGCTGAATGCTTAGTGCTAAGACTGAAATTGTTTACTAATCTCGTCAAAGATACCTCTGGGGAGGACTGAGCGTGCAGCCACCAGTCGTCAATGCCACCTCATTCAACGATATCTACATCCTGACCCTCCCATCGTTCATCTGGGTGAAAGCTTACCCGGATCATCACGGAAATGCAACCCTTCCTCCAAAATACGACCACTACAGTGCATCTTGCAACATGGTTAAACACATGTCGCAGCTTTTCGTCATCGGAGGCACCTACACCGATACTGATGCGTGCGACCTAGCGTATGATGCTTGGTCAATGCATAATTTCTGGACCGGAACAAATAACAACGCTGGCAATAACAAGACGTACTGGGCTATCTATAACCCTAATATCACTGAGAACGTTGTACCTGCTGATGTGTACAACGTTACTGGTGGAAACAAGAAAGGTGGTGCGAAACTGGCGGCACCCAAGGACGGGTTTGATGAGGGAAATAAGCCACTTCAAGACTTGCTGGGACGCAGGCCAGAAATAGCAGAGCGTTCACCAACACGCTCTATCCCCTCTACGACAGGTACATCAACAGCGTCACCAAAGCCAACCGAGACAAGCAACCCCGATTCCAAGCTATCTACTGGTGCTATTGTTGGCATCGCCATCGGCGGCGCTGCAGGAGTGGCCCTTCTGCTATTTGTATGGTTCTGTATCGGCAAGAAAATCAACCGCCGCCGTGAAGAGAGACGCCAATCTTCAATGACACAGAATCAGTATCAGGGCAATGGAGGAAACTTGATACATCCTTCCAGCACGCTCAGTCCACTCGCAGCGACGGGATATTGGGGGCATGGATCTGAGCCCGTAAGCCCGCATCACATGAGTCCTCACCAGTCTATCTCGGTTTCGCAAGGACCACCTACAGAACTTCCTGCAGAACAACACGGGGATGGACATGGTGTGAGCGAGCTCCCTCAGGATGCAGTTGGTAGAAAGACACCTGTCTCGCCTGGAGTGTCTTCTCAGAGTTGGTCTCCTGGCCCTCCTTCAAGCTACACACCGGACAGACGCAACTAGCGGGTTCTCCAGTCGAAGCTGTTAGATATCGTTCTTGGCATATGGTATTGGGATTTTATGCTATGGTCCTGGGTAATACACATTGTAACAATAATACTGAGTTTTCAATCGCAACTGTTCACGACTGTAGCATTATTCTCACGGGTATTCACATTCTCACGGCAAAGGTACAAGCCTTCCACATTCAGTCTTTGAAGGTAAGTCTCACTGGTGCAAGTATCTAATCAACGGATACGATGTGCTCATGAAACTCTAGCGAAGTTGGCCAACACGTCTAGCGGTTCACTCAGACATTAAATCGGAGACTGTCTTGAATAGGCACTGAATGACAATCATCCAAACTCTACTCAGTAAGTGGATGTGTTGTGAGTAGGTGTGCTTTTCCGATTTTGTTGGCATGTTCATGGCTAAAGTATGGTCGGAAAAGTCGCTTATAGGATGTATATGTCTCACAGGAGCTGGTGCAAGTGCGTAAATTGGCCGCCGGTTCAAAAGAAGCCTCACTCGTGTACCTAAATTCTTCTCAAGACATTATGTATCCCAAGCGCACCTATCTCCGTCAAAGAACATCGAGTTGCTTAATAGGAGCCATCCAATAAGACAACACCTGCCCGATGCAGAAATTCAATCTCTCGGAGCCTCGGAGCCTTTTCAAGCATAAAGACAAGCTTGATCGTAGCGACTTCCATCGAGGACTGACTTCCACCAATAGCAGTTCGATACTGGCACACTATGGTCTTGTGAACAGTCCCCTACTTCATTGACACTAGATATGACTGGAGGAATTACTGGCACTGATCGCCAGGATACCACCTGGATGGTACCCCCGCTTGCAAGGCTGGGCATTGCAGGGAATAATGCATGCACTTACACTTGGCATCATGGAACATTGAGAGAGCATTTTGAGAGAGACGGGTGAAAAGTATAAATGCCCGTGTTATTCCTTAATGATATCGATTCACTTTTGACACCAAAAGGCCAGCTTCAACAATTTTCATCATGCATTTCCCCAGCGCAATTGCTCTTCTTACAGCCCTCCCATCAGTCTTAGCCTGCAAGGGTTATACTGGAGGACTTCCCAAGCACACAGGAACCAAGACTCTCAGTGCTCCGCAATATATCAAAAAGGGCCAGACCTTCGACGCTGGCTGGGTCAAGTATGATCGTGGCGTAAAATGCACCGGCCAGGATGAAGGAGGTAAGTCACCAGAACATCATGATGCCAACAAGGGTCACTGACTGTTTTTTTATCCAGGTGAGAAAGATACTGTTTTCGTCCTCGAGGACGGAGCCAAACTTCGAAACGTCATTATCGGCGCCAACCAGCGCGAAGGCGTGTACTGCCTCGGATCATGCACTCTCGAATTCGTCTGGTTCGAGGACGTCTGCGAGGATGCCATCTCTATCAAGGGCGGCGGCACAGCCAACATCATCGGAGGTGGCGCCTACAAGGCTGCTGATAAAATCATTCAGCATAACGGCTGTGGTcatgtcaacatcatcaacttctaCGCCAACGATTACGGAAAGGTGTACAGGTCTTGCGGTAACTGCAAGGGTAACTGCCGGCGCTCGGTGCATATGGAAGGCACCACTGCTGTGAACGGTGGTGAGTTGATgggcatcaacaccaacttgGGCGATAAGGTATGTATGGTGATCAAGAACTGACTGCCTAGCTAATGTATAATAGGCCACGTACTCCAATAACTGTTACCCCAAAGTCCAATGCCAGGGCTACAACGGGTGCGACAAGGGCAATGGTGCTTGTGAGCCCACCAAGGCTGGTCTTTGTTGAGTGGATTAacagcttcttgttgatcaagagTTATGTATGCCTCAACTGAATTGGTAGTCAGTACTTACTAAGCTACATCTAATCCCCTAGATGAGTTGGAAGGGTCATATTTGATGCACCTTAACGTTACGTGTTGTCACCGTGACTGTCTGTTTCCAAGTTGTATCACTCTACTAAAGGAAAAAGAATAACgaaacttttttttctcttttcttgtttatacttataataacAATTATTCACTGCGAAGACCGCCACTCTGGGTCTGGTCACAACATGTCAACTTCCAACCCGTATAGCCACAGAATCTCATGCTAACCAGATCGTCACTCCATCAGTTCCGTAGATAGTCAGTCCATACAAGACGGGACCGTAGGAAGGGCAAAAACTTGCTTCACCAATGCGTTCCATGCTCCTTTCGAAGCAATATCTATCTCTGACAGAGGCTGTAAGGGCAATCGTCAGGTGAGTCCTGAATGGTTTTCACCGTGCTGAGGAACGCGGGCTCTTTTGCCACCTTCTCTTTCATGGTAGATTCCGGTCATGGGAATAGGCGATCAGGGGGTTACTGCGGAAGGGTTCTCTTATTTAATACGTCCCTGATCTGAATGATATCTTGGGGATCCGTATGAAACCTGTATGTGTTTCACTTAGCTTTATCATATGCTTGTTAAAATGGAACAGCTTCAGTTCATATACTGTGCCATCCCAGTTCATCTAACACCACTGAAGCGTCTAAACGAATCTCATGATTGAGTTAAGCTGATTTAAACCCATATAAATATCTACGATCTTCTTCAATTAGCGAAAGTGCTCTTTACACTTCTGATACCACCAGCAGACTCGTTATCTGCTTCTTCACAGCGCATATAGCTGAGTCTATGTTATAAGTAACATTAGATATGGGAAGCTCACGGCGTCGTACGAAGACTTACAGGAGGATTATCGAGCTTCTTACCTTCGCCATCAGATTGAAGGCTTTATGCAATGCCGCTGTGCTAGGGCCAGTTAGAATGGCAGTAGTCGGGAAATTCAACCCCGTATTGTATATTTTGTCCTGACTTTCGAATGTTGAGTTTATTATGCGCTTTGGAGATGTTATTATCTGCAGATCAATTCATGCTATCATGATGCCCCTAGCAGCAATTTGTGTCAAAGAGTGTCCTGCTACCGACCTCAAGTAAAAAGAAACGCCGATCTCATCTGTAACGCACCTGATTCCCCCTCACTCAAACTGAACTGGCTCGACCCGATCGATATTTCTCTTAGTGAAGGGTTCACAAATAACATaaaccttcttcttcgctaCCCTCAATCCCTCCCCATTGTAAGCAACCTTTCGCGCATAAACATTCAGCTCTCTATGAGAGATGACTCCAGAGGGAGGCCTCAGATGCACCATCATGACATCCGAGCTTTTCTGGCCGTGTTCGCGCAACAACTTCGCACGCGCGATCGCATCAGCACGATCTTGGTACCCTGGTATGAAGGGTGCACGGGAGCCTGGGTGGTCAAAGATCTCCTCCAGTCCTTCTCGAACATCCTCGAGAAGGTCATCGTATATTACTCCCGGCATGTCGATCTTGTCCGGGATTTGGAAGTATTTGGGAGTAGCTCGGCGAGGGGTGACGCTCTGTCTGTGCATCTCGACGTCACCGGTTGCTACCCAGCAAGGTGTTCCGATCTCCAAGTCCCATGCCATGATTGATCCTAAGGGACACCTTGAGGCCGACAGATGATATGATAGTGTTGACGTGAAGATGGGAAAACAATAGACAAAGTGTCTTTAGTTGCAGCCACAAAACTATAGATTCTGTTCAAAGGGTACTCTGTAGCGCTGAGTATTTTTTGGCGATGTGCAGAGATTAAAAGAAAGTAAGTTCCCGAGAGATTGCCGGGCATCACTCGATACTTATGCGCAATTACAAGTTGTTACGTCGAATTATGGAGCCACCTACGCGCATCGCTCTCCATCGATTCCGTAGACTTTTGGCTAATACAAGAAGAGTACAAGATCACACGATCAATGCAGGTTTGCGTTTTGGCTGACTAAAGTTCCACGATTGTCACCCAACATTATCCGGAGGTTACCGGGTGCATCAAAAGAGGATGAACCCGAGGAGAAACGCGGCCTCAATCTGACGAACATTATGTAGGTTTGTTAGCAATTGAGTGTGCTTGGTGTCTTCGGCCTTTGTGACAGCGCAAAGAGGATATACTTACAATAGCGCGAGTATCGCTAATTTTGATGATCTCGGAGGGAAGTAAATCTACAATGTCTAATTTTCATCGCGATTGACAGGTCTTGCCGGGGACTTACCCCAGAGTAACGGTTATAACGGGAAATGCGAACAGTTGTCAGCCGAGTGCTCATATCAGGAGACGAACGCGGAGAACTGCGGGGtatctcaacaccactgCCCCAAGATTGAGTCTGGAAGAGCCGAAAGAACAAGTTGGATGGCACGTGAAGTATCATATCATATTTGTTACCATTGTCTGCTTAGTCTTTTGTGGCCAGCTAATTCGGTAATTGCGAGCTAACTTCTAACGCAGCCTTTATGAAATGATTTAgctccttcttttcttcttctgaaTCCATTCTACGAGATTTAGCTAAAGGGAGCCTCCGAGCTGACATGGGACCGCTGGTAAGAGAACTTTCCGTGAGGAGTCGGCTCAAACTCCTCAAAGTTTATTTGAGTCAAGTATCATAAGCCACACGAGTAATCCAATCCCGAGGAGATGTCGTTGGTGACGCGAGATGCGGCTAGTCTATCAGATCCAGATAAGCCCAAAAAGGATCTCCGGATCAACAGTAGCAGAGTCACCAAATAAAGACCACAATCGAGTCGAGAGTGATCCAAAGGTTAACAGAGAGGACTTATCCTTTAGTCAAAAGCTTTCAGGCTTCGCAGATGATAACATCGGAGATGCCATTGGTCACCGAGTCCAATCACTTGATTCGTACAAGCGCCGGCTTCACAGCTACAAAACACGCGAGGACATCGCCATGGAACTTGTCTTCAAGCCCGTCACTCAACAAGACAGTGATACTCGCATTAACACTGCTCTCGAT
Proteins encoded in this region:
- a CDS encoding pectate lyase gives rise to the protein MHFPSAIALLTALPSVLACKGYTGGLPKHTGTKTLSAPQYIKKGQTFDAGWVKYDRGVKCTGQDEGGEKDTVFVLEDGAKLRNVIIGANQREGVYCLGSCTLEFVWFEDVCEDAISIKGGGTANIIGGGAYKAADKIIQHNGCGHVNIINFYANDYGKVYRSCGNCKGNCRRSVHMEGTTAVNGGELMGINTNLGDKATYSNNCYPKVQCQGYNGCDKGNGACEPTKAGLC